The DNA region TTTGCCCAAAGGGAGCGAACAACGAAAAATCCATATCGGTCAGTTCGGGAAGATAAACGCCTATGTGATTGATCCGTACAGCATCGCGCTAAGCAAAATAGACCGCGGATTTGAGACTGACTTGGAAGATGTAATTTTTCTAATACGAAATAACCAGGTAGACTTGATCAAACTGGAACAAATCTTGATGGATTCCCTGCCTCATGCAGGAAAATTCGATTTCCATCCTGAAATCCTTGCCCATTTTGAAGACCTGAAAAAACGACTGAAATAGATACGTTGTCATACAGGAGCCCCCATGAACATCACACTCAAGATCAACGGAATTGAACACATAAT from Anaerolineales bacterium includes:
- a CDS encoding DUF6036 family nucleotidyltransferase — translated: MDKGILQDFLTRLGSRYPKQANLYLLGGSALILLGSSRDTLDIDYVGDDTRKDDFQIVIDEVAAELNLETEAVPIDRFIPLPKGSEQRKIHIGQFGKINAYVIDPYSIALSKIDRGFETDLEDVIFLIRNNQVDLIKLEQILMDSLPHAGKFDFHPEILAHFEDLKKRLK